In a single window of the Carassius gibelio isolate Cgi1373 ecotype wild population from Czech Republic chromosome A12, carGib1.2-hapl.c, whole genome shotgun sequence genome:
- the pigf gene encoding phosphatidylinositol-glycan biosynthesis class F protein, with protein MMWDVEIRGMASAHAIVASSIFMATVMPAVFVENFSVYGSHMVWLYCVAGSVAVVNITVFWLLGISPPTKKNTLSYKLNRLFRSCLYFLLSCLFFHTVVVLYGAPLLESALETFSLAVLLSTLTTLRCLCVLGPNVQAWIRVFSRDGAMSVWDTSLQITTGCSVIGAWLGAFPIPLDWDRPWQVWPISCTLGATTGFLTGLLAAPVWIHWHRKQLTYKLK; from the exons ATGATGTGGGATGTTGAGATCAGGGGCATGGCATCGGCTCATGCAATTGTTGCTTCCTCCATCTTCATGGCAACTGTGATGCCTGCTGTGTTTGTGGAAAACTTCTCTGTTTATGGGAGCCACATGGTTTGGCTGTACTGTGTGGCTGGATCTGTTGCTGTGGTCAACATTACAGTCTTTTGGCTTCTTGGCATCAGCCCACCAACAAAGAAGAACACACTGAGCTACAAG CTCAACAGATTGTTCAGATCCTGTCTGTACTTTTTACTGTCATGCCTCTTTTTTCATACTGTGGTGGTACTTTACGGTGCACCTTTGCTTGA GTCTGCTCTGGAGACATTTTCTCTGGCTGTGCTGCTGTCCACACTCACGACACTGAGATGTCTCTGTGTCCTGGGTCCTAATGTACAGGCGTGGATCCGGGTTTTCAGCAGAGATGG GGCGATGTCCGTGTGGGACACCTCTCTTCAGATTACCACTGGCTGTAGTGTGATTGGGGCCTGGCTGGGAGCTTTCCCTATTCCTCTCGACTGGGATAGACCCTGGCAG GTTTGGCCCATTTCTTGTACCCTTGGGGCAACTACTGGATTTCTGACTGGCCTCCTCGCTGCTCCTGTCTGGATCCACTGGCATCGCAAACAGCTCACCTACAAGCTCAAGTGA
- the cript gene encoding cysteine-rich PDZ-binding protein isoform X2, translating to MVCEKCEKKLGRVITPDTWKDGARNTTESGGRKLNENKMLTSKKARFVAWSFMLQHHSLDMQKLCPSVWFTLLPGMCLQKRNLCHVWEEGY from the exons ATGGTTTGCGAGAAGT GCGAGAAGAAACTGGGGCGAGTCATCACGCCAGATACCTGGAAAGATGGGGCTAGAAACACGACAG AGAGTGGTGGTCGAAagcttaatgaaaataaaatgctgacTTCAAAAAAAGCCAGGTTTGTCGCTTGGAGTTTTATGCTTCAACATCATAGTCTG GATATGCAAAAGCTCTGTCCATCAGTCTGGTTCACATTACTGCCAGGGATGTGCTTACAAAAAAG GAATCTGTGCCATGTGTGGGAAGAAGGTTATTGA
- the cript gene encoding cysteine-rich PDZ-binding protein isoform X1 produces the protein MVCEKCEKKLGRVITPDTWKDGARNTTESGGRKLNENKMLTSKKARFDPYGKSGFATCRICKSSVHQSGSHYCQGCAYKKGICAMCGKKVIDTKNYKQTSV, from the exons ATGGTTTGCGAGAAGT GCGAGAAGAAACTGGGGCGAGTCATCACGCCAGATACCTGGAAAGATGGGGCTAGAAACACGACAG AGAGTGGTGGTCGAAagcttaatgaaaataaaatgctgacTTCAAAAAAAGCCAG ATTTGATCCTTATGGGAAATCTGGATTTGCCACATGCAGGATATGCAAAAGCTCTGTCCATCAGTCTGGTTCACATTACTGCCAGGGATGTGCTTACAAAAAAG GAATCTGTGCCATGTGTGGGAAGAAGGTTATTGATACGAAGAACTACAAACAGACCTCAGTTTGA
- the gch2 gene encoding GTP cyclohydrolase 2: protein MEYQKAAELNGLCNGKIVTEYLCRNGFSELTVDTKKVAVQHKHETSRKEAEDESRLPALEEAYSTILQGLGENTDRQGLLKTPLRAAKAMQFLTKGYHETIYDILNDAIFDEDHEELVIVKDIDMFSLCEHHLVPFFGKVHIGYLPSKKVVGLSKLARIVEIYSRRLQVQERLTKQIAMAISEALQPVGVAVVIEAAHMCMVMRGVQKMNSRTVTSAMLGAFREDPKAREEFLALTKSAQ from the exons ATGGAATACCAAAAGGCGGCAGAATTAAACGGTTTGTGCAATGGCAAAATTGTCACAGAGTATCTCTGTCGTAACGGCTTTAGCGAGCTGACAGTCGATACGAAGAAAGTCGCTGTGCAGCACAAACACGAGACATCGCGGAAAGAGGCGGAGGACGAGTCGCGGTTACCTGCTCTGGAGGAGGCGTACTCAACCATCCTGCAAGGTCTGGGAGAGAACACGGACCGACAGGGGCTCCTCAAAACCCCGCTCCGTGCAGCAAAGGCCATGCAGTTTCTGACCAAAGGCTACCACGAGACCATCTACG ATATCCTTAATGATGCCATCTTTGATGAAGACCACGAGGAGCTAGTTATTGTGAAAGATATTGACATGTTTTCACTTTGCGAACATCATCTAGTACCGTTTTTTGGCAAG GTTCACATAGGATATCTGCCAAGTAAAAAGGTTGTTGGCCTCAGTAAGCTTGCAAG GATTGTTGAAATCTACAGTCGCAGACTTCAAG TCCAAGAGCGCCTAACAAAGCAAATAGCAATGGCTATCTCTGAGGCCTTGCAGCCTGTCGGTGTGGCAGTTGTCATCGAGGCAGC TCACATGTGTATGGTTATGCGTGGAGTGCAGAAGATGAACAGTCGTACTGTGACCAGTGCCATGCTGGGCGCGTTCAGAGAGGATCCAAAAGCTCGAGAAGAGTTCCTGGCCCTGACCAAAAGCGCACAGTGA